AGGGGAAGGGCTCTTTCGTGTTTCcgagtttccttcctttttacttCCTCAGTCCTAAGGGCACAAGTTCCTTCCTGCAGTTGCTATTCTGTAACTCTTAGAAATCTCTCTTACCAGTTGGGTAGTTAACCATCTTTACAACTGACcaattatttttatcaaattttctcttcaaaataatggtgtggccgggcacaggggctcacgcctgtaatcccagtactttgggaggccgaaatgggtggatcacctgaggtcaggagttcgagaccagcctggccaacatggcaaaaccccgtctctactaaaaatacaaaaaattagctgggcgtggtggtggatgcctgtaatcccagctacttgggaggctgaggcaggagaattgcttgaacccaggaggcagaagtttgcaatgagccgagatcgcgccattgcactccagcccgggcaacagagtgagactctgtcaaaaaaagagaatattccaATGAAAATAACAACAGACAATTCACAAAAGGATAAACAGaaataatactgaaaaaaaagaaaacatatccaGCTTCTCTAGAAATCAAGGAAATGGTAACTATATTCATGGAATTTCTCCCATTAGGCTGTTGCACAGAATGAGTGCGAGATGTAAAGGACTTAGctcaatgcctggcatataaacACTCTATACATGGTAACTATCATGATTTAAAAGTTTAATaggatgggtgcagtggttctcacctgtaatcccagcactttggaaagctgaggcaggcggatcccttgaggtcaggagttcaagaccagcctggctaacctggtgaaaccccatctctactaaaaatacaaaaattagcctggtgtggtggtgtgcacctgtaatcccagctactagggaggctgagataggaggatcgcttgaacctgggaggtggaggttgcagtgagccatgaaattgcaccactgcaccaaaaaaaaaaaaaaaaaaaaaaatttaattactgTGGACCTTATGGGGACGCTACATCAAGCTGTTTCCCAATTGAATTGGAATGCCACAACAACGGCTGAACACTGTAAATGTCCAAATCTGGAGGAACAGAGGAAGGTAAACATTTGATTCTCAAGTGGAAGTTCAAAGCATTACATTCTTTCTGGAGGACAGTTTGGAAATAGGTACACAAAGTAATCTGgcaattccatttctagtttttctcaGGGAAATGTTCAAGCAAATGAATAAAGGTGTATGTAGAAGCATATCTGCAAATacagaaagatggaaaaaatcTAAATGTCCAAGGGTGGGggacttaaaatatgaaaattccgccaggcacggtggctcacgactgtaatctcagcactttgggaggccgaggcgggcagatcacctgaggtcaggagttcgagaccagcctgaccaacacggagaaaccccgtctctactaaaaatacaaaattagccgggcgtggtgacacatgcctgtaatcctagctactcgggaggctgaggcaggagaatcgcttgaatccaggaggcggaggttgcagtgagccaagatcacgccactgcagtccagcctgagtgacagagcgagactgtctcaaaaaaaaaaaaatacatatatatatataatacatatatattcacagaCATATAACTGTCTGAACAGTAAAACtgtaagaacagactaaaacATTAATAGTACTTATTCCTGGATGGTCGTATTAGAAATGTTTTTTAccttcattcattaaacaaatatttactaagcatctaccatgtgccaggcacaattcTAGGTGCTTGTCATAGGGCATTAAAAAGTGTCTGCCCTCATGAACACTTATCGTTGAGTCGTGGGAAACACGTATATGTCAGGTAGTGATAAACATTAGGGAGAAAAGTAAGGCCGAGCACAGGTTGTTTACAGAGCTGGGGAAGGCCTCCTTGAGGGGGTGACATATGAGCAGAGTGAGGGAGCAAGCCTTGTGGCTATCACGAGAAAGCTATCTTTATGGTTTTccaattaattttcttaattttctcttccAAGCATGCAACACCTACATAATTAAGACAAAACAAACCAAGAAAACTCTTTCCATTTATGAAAGAGATCTGGAGCCTGAAATCATCTCCGGGTCGAGGCgtggagagagtgagagaggatCCGAGGGTATGGAAAGGACCCCGAGCCCCCCTGCTCTAGATCCCTCCGGGCCGTGGGACCCCTGACGCCCAGCAGCAACTCGTGGACAAAGCAGCTGGTGAGAGAGCGCGGGACTCCGGCCAGGTCAGTGTCCCGCTTGCCGCGTCCTGCTAAGGCGACCCGAAGACAGAGGATCGCCGCAGGAGGCTCCGCGCCCCTTACCCGAGGGCACTTCCCAGCAAGCTCGACGCCTCTCCAGGGAATTGGGAGGAGCGGGACCCAAGAGGCTGGAAAAGAGTCTCCCCGGCCCGAGCTCCACGGCCCGCGGCCTTTCGGCCCTCACCTACTAGTTGGCAAAGAAAGACCGTGGCAGAAGGAAGAGGCCGCTCCAGCGCATCCTTTCCGGCGGAGCAGAAGCTCCACTCGTGGCTAGGCCATGTGCCCTCTCCGTTCCTCGGGACAGCCTCGGGACCCTTTTTGTCGCTCAAGGGCCAGGGGCGCaaggaaatgtgaaaaaaaagcgGAGACAAAAGAGAACGAGGTAAATCTAGATGCAGAGCCTCGCCTTTCCTCCCGGGTGCAGGTGTATGACGCGTATGGCGTTTCTGTCTTCTAATAGGCAGCCTGACAGTTCTTCCTGTTCATTGGCCATCAGTCATGGAGAAGGCGGGCTCAGTGGACGAACGGCTTTCTGGGAGCTGGGGAATGCTTGCGTGGCGTAGTTTCCCAGCGAGCCCCGCGAGGACTTCCGGCGCCGGGAGCTCGCGGCGGAAGTGGAATCTCCTGGGCCGTAGTGGGCGTTTTGTGTttcgggggcgggggcgggggcggggacgGGGGCTCTGGCCGCCTGGCTCCAACATCAAGCACCGGGTTCCGAGTGGCCGGGATCAGCGCCCCGAGGCAGAGGCCGGAGGGCGCGCGCACTGCTAGGAAGTGCTGGTCCCCCGCGCCGCTTTGCCTGCTTGGTCCCCCGGCAGACGCCCCTGCACGATCGCTGCTCGCCCCGCGGGCGAGGCTGCGGTGGACAGCGCGGGGCTCCGGCTGGCTCGCCTTCCCGCCTGGCGTGTCCTGCTGAGCGACCCTGGTGAGTCCTGGCCCTCTTCGAGGAAAGTCTTCTTCGAAGTCACCAGAGGATGAGAATGGTGCACGCACCTTTCAGGGGTCTTGTGAGGAGCAGAATAAATAAAGTGCTTAGGGTGGACTAAAGAATTGGAAACAACCCGAATGCATCACTCGAGTATTGATTAAGAAACTAGAGCATATCCATAACGCGGAAGCTCATAGTGCCGCTAATGTCTGTGCAGTAAAGtctcatttatgtagaaacacaTCAAGcaccttttcttttctccccGCTATGGATGACTTTTTTAGTAAAAGCACAGGAAAAGGTCTGGGACGTCATTTGTCAGACTGTTAAGTCGGGGGGTACAATGGCATTGAGGAAGGGAGAGTTTTACGGATTTCTATATTGTTTGAATCTTCCCTTTTTTATTACAatggtttgtatttttttcattttctttttacttttcttttctttctttttttttttgagatggtctcactctgttgcccaggctggagtacagtggtgcgatcatagctcattgcaacctcgaactcctggactcaagcaatctttcctcCTCAgcgtccccagtagctgggactacaggagccccacctggctttttttgttttttggtacagatggcgtCTCCCATTGTCTTCCCAAAggggtcttgaacccctggcctcaagcaatcatcctgtgtctgtctcccaaaatgctgggattacaggcataagccaccaagcccggccagtttgtatttttattgttgaaacAAAAAATCGATTACTGAAAATTGCATAATACACTTTTCAGTAAAGAGTAACAATGTAAGGTATAAATGTGTCATACATTTATATGTACCTGTGGATAAATGGCTTTGGATGGTGTCTGTAAGCCCTTCTGTGACACCTCAGGGCCAGATGTGTTTTGGAATTCAGAGGTTTTCAAATTTGAGAAAGATAATATAGTGCACAGATGATATATCAAGCACATCTCCAGAGGGATCTGGGGCAACACTAAATAATGAAACATAtcagttaaaattttttaattagaccgggcgcagtggctcacgcctgtaatcccagcactttaggaggctgaggcgggtggatcacaaggtcaggagtttgagaccatcctggccaacatggtgaaacctcgtctctactaaaaatacaaaaaattagctggacgtgatagctggtgcctgtagtcccagctacttgggaggctgaagcaggagaatcgcttgaacccggcaggcggaggttgcagtgaactgagattgcgccactgcactccagcctgggcgacagagtgagactctctcagtaaaaaaaaaaaaaaaaagatatttaattgatGTATAATGTGCATACAGAAAAACACGAGTGGGTATATAGCTCAATGAAATTTTATAAACTGAAGatatatgttattaatatttccACCATAATTTTGAACATTTAGATTTAGTGGAATAAATTGAGATTATAAATATGCTTATATCAGGTCAGGTGGTGCTGCCAAATGAATGACATTGGGTTTTGCTGTCAAAGAGTTATGAAATACCCGGGTTTTGGATTTCTGGCTTTGGGATGAGAGCTTGTGGGCCTGTGTTAATAGGAGAGACAGTCACATGAGCGAGGCATTACAGTAAAGCCTAGAAAAGGCTTCAGGGCCATGAAAGGATGGGGACTGGATGGCTCTTCAGCCTGGGATTTGCTCGTGTATTCCACATCCTTCCTCCTCAGTCCTGCCATTTTGCTCTTTCCCCAGGAGTACACATCCAGATGCCAGCCCAGCTACCACAGGGGATCCCTCTGGGAGACTGAAAGTACAGGTTCTGGGGCCCAGGTTGAGGCCGACCAACCCTGAGCCTCAGGCCAGGGGAATGGCAGCCCCCTTGGAGCCCCAGGACCAGGCCcctggggagggagaagggcTTCTGATTGTGAAAGTGGAAGATTCCTCCTGGGAACAGGAATCTGCCCAGCATGAGGATGGCAGGGATTCCGAAGCCTGCCGCCAGCGCTTCCGGCAATTCTGCTACGGGGATGTGCATGGGCCTCATGAGGCCTTCAGCCAGCTCTGGGAGCTCTGCTGCCGCTGGCTGCGGCCCGAGCTGCGTACCAAGGAGCAGATCCTGGAGCTGCTGGTGCTggagcagttcctgacagtgctgcCAGGGGAGATCCAGGGCTGGGTGCGTGAGCAGCACCCGGGAAGCGGTGAGGAGGCTGTCGCCTTGGTGGAGGACCTACAGAAGCAGCCAGTGAAAGCCTGGCCACAGGTGAGGGGCCCTTCCACATCCAGGGGCACCTGGATGGTATCTGAGCTCGAGAGAAGTGGGTAACCTGCAGAGATAAGTCTCCCAGAGGCTCACAGGGTAGGGGAGACACAGAGCCCCCAGGAGCAGGCACACAAGCACAGTGTGCCATGGGTGCCTTTCTGAAAGGTGCAATCCAAAgtaaatgtgatttattttttgtggctttGGAAGGCAGCAATAGGGCTGAAGTGCGAATGTTCCAGACAGGAGGTTTTAGCTCCATGCAGGGTCTGCTGATGTTTATTTGCATTTTGCTCTAGGCCTGGCTCTGGGGACACAAGGGTGTGCATAGAGCCGGCTCCAGAGTGGGGCGAGAAGGTGGAGCTGTCCGGGGCCCCTGCTACCTTGGGGGATGTTGGGTCCTTCACATTGGATGCATCTGGGGAGGTTCTAATGAGTGGCTGGGGGATGGGGTTCTGCCTTTGGCAGGAGGGTCCCCAGCTACCCCCTTGCTAAGTGGCTGTGATTCTGGCCTTTCAGGGCTGGTTCTTGCCTCGTGAATGATCGGGGAGCATCCTTGGGCACACAGCATTACCTGGTATCACATTCTCCTCCGGACTTTTCCTGGGGCACCATATTGGTCTCCTTCCCACACCCCAGCATCCTGAGGGTCATGTCCTGTGTCTCCTTCCCAGGGAGTAAACTCTGTCTCCCCCGGTCTGGTCTCGGGCTGATGAGCATGTTGTGGTTCCTGCACAGGATGTGCCCTCGGAGGAGGCGGAACCCGAGGCTGCAGGCCGGGGATCCCAGGCCACGGGGCCTCCCCCGACGGTGGGGGCACGGAGGCAGCCATCTGTTCCCCAGGAGCAGCACAGCCATAGTGGTGAGTAAGCCTCCGTTCTTGTGGACAGTCGAGTGGCTGGGCAGGGACCTAGCTTTGTCACTGGCATTGCCCTAAGGGTCACAGGCAGGACAGCTCCCTCTGTGAAGTCCAGGGCGTGTGTGCATGCGCACAGGCTGGGGAGGCCATAGGCGTCGGTGTCAAGCCTGGGCTGGCCTTTCTAAGGCTCCATTCTTCTCCTTCAGCCCAGCCTCCTGCTCGTCTTAAAGAGGGGCGTACCGGAGAGACGACGGACACCTGCTTTGTCTCTGGGGTCCATGTGAGTCACCAGTCCCTTTGTCTTCTTTAAGGCACTTGGCTCTGTTGAGTTTGTAAAATGGGACTTGCTGTCCCATCAGGCCTCTTTCATCTGACCCATCCTGTCCCCGCCAGTGCTGCTGGGAGGCCTGAGCAAGGGAGGCCTGAGCCGGGTCTTCTCACCCCATTCCAGGGACCTGTGGCATTGGGAGACATCCCATTCTATTTCTCCCGGGAAGAATGGGGCACCCTGGACCCTGCTCAGCGGGATCTCTTCTGGGACATAAAGCGGGAGAACTCCCGGAACACCACCCTGGGTAAGCACCCAGGGCCTTTGGGTCCAGGCTGGCCGCCCCCGATTCTGCTGGAACTTCAGTCTTGTTTCCCACCCCATCCTTAGCTGGTTCCAAAGCAGGCTCTCCCTAGGTCTTGCCAGGAGCCTGAGTAACTCCTTTCTTGGCTGATGATCAGTTTTTGTGCGTTTCCACACACAGCATGGGACGGCGCTGGCGCTGCCCAGCCCTGCAGTTGCTCTAAGGGCAGCTTCTCCTTTGAGTCTCACAACTAGTGCATGGAagtattgtccccattttacacataagGGACCTGAGACTCAGGTCAGTGGATGCTGAAGGGCCACAGCTGGGACTTGGATCAGGCATAGTTGTGAGGCCACCTTGGGCTGCTAGGAGCAGGGGTGCTGATGGGGAACCCCAGCTGCTCACCAGCCTGGGCCCCTGCTCGTCAGAACTGCACTTACCAGGTCCCTCTCCATGCCAGGCCCCTTCTCAGCACCATCAGGGATCATCTTGTTCAGTCCACATTCCCAGCAGGATGGGCTGCAACCTCTGTCCAGATCTGTCCAGATCTGTGTTGAGTTTGGAGAACTAGAGCCTGCGTGGTGAAGGGAGCCACACTAGCTAGACCAGTTTGGCTCCTCGGTTTCCGACTGTGACAGTTgggaaaaattttctttcttttttttttttgagatggagtcttgctctgtcgccaggccggaatgcagtggtgtgatctcagctcactgaaacttccacctcccgggttcaagcaattctcctgcctcagcctgagtagctgggattacaggcatgagccaccgcgcccggcccttgaaaattttcaaaattactatAAATCTGTTCTGCTGTGGAGCTTGATATCTGGGGTTCAGAGTGGGACATTGGATCCCAGTGTGGCCTGCAGGGCACAGATGGCTTAGGGGGCTGGCCCATGCAGGCGGGATCAGAGGGTTATTCAGACTGCTGCTCTGCCGAATTTTTTCATCATCCCTgatttatttgggtttttgtttgtttttgagacaaagtctcgctcttggagtgcaatggcatgatcccggcttactagaacctccgcttcctgggttcaagtgattcttctgcctcagcctcctgagtagctgggattacagatgtgcgccaccatgccctgctgatttttgcattttttaatagagacggggtttcgccatgttggctaggctggtctcgaactcctaacctcaggtgatcagctcgcctcagcctcccaaaatgttgggattacaggcttgagtcactgcgcctggccaatcatccctgttttatagatgaggaacctGAGGATTCAGCTGTGTGAACCCAGGGCTTTCTGAACCTGGAGGCCAGGGAGCTTTCCCCAGCCTTGTTTTTTCCTCACCTCAGCTCTGGCCCCAGAACTGAGTGGGACTGAAGAGGTCGCCTCCTTCCCCTTGCAGGTTTTCGGCTCAAAGGCCAAAGTGAGAAGTCCCTGCTGCAGGAGGTGGTGCCGGTGGTGCCAGGCCAGACAAGCAGCGACGTGACTGTGTCCTGGAGCCCCGAGGAGGCTGACGCCTGGGAGAGCGAGAACCGGCCGAGGGCGGCCCTGGGCCCAGTGGTGGGCGCGCGACGGGGGCGGCCACCCACTCGCCGGCGCCAGTTCCGGGACCTGGCAGCCGAGAAGCCGCACAGCTGCGGGCAGTGTGGAAAGCGCTTCCGCTGGGGCTCGGACCTGGCGCGGCACCAGCGCACGCACACGGGCGAGAAGCCACACAAGTGCCCTGAGTGCGACAAGAGCTTCCGCAGCTCCTCGGACCTGGTGCGCCACCAAGGCGTGCACACGGGCGAGAAGCCCTTCTCCTGTTCCGAGTGCGGCAAGAGCTTCAGCCGCAGCGCCTACCTGGCCGACCACCAGCGCATCCACACGGGCGAGAAGCCTTTCGGCTGCAGCGACTGCGGCAAGAGCTTCTCGCTGCGCTCCTACCTGCTGGACCATCGGCGTGTGCACACCGGTGAGCGGCCCTTCGGCTGTGGAGAGTGCGACAAGAGCTTCAAGCAGCGCGCGCACCTCATCGCGCATCAGAGCCTGCACGCCAAGATGGCCCAGCCCGTGGGGTGAGCAGCTGGCTTGGCCGGAAACACGGGGGAGGCCCAGCCACGGCACATCCTGCTTTGTTCACCACTGGGACTCTCCTTCCATCTGTGGCCACCTTCCGGGCTGTCCGAGGGACCCCAGGGTATCTCACACTCGGAGCTCGCCTGCCCTGCTTGGCTCTGAGGACCTGCCCAGCACTCAAAGGGAACGGAAGCCTTCCCCTCCCGCCCCCGATCTTGTCCTCTTTCCCCCTTCTGCACCTAGCGTTTCTCTTCCCCTCTAGTTTCCTGGAGCCCCAACACATTCCTGGCAGGGACAGCAGGGTGGCAAGGACTCAGGTCTAGGTCCCTTCCCAGAAGCCCCCGAGCCTCATTTGACTGTGTGGCTCTTTGGCCCCCGCCCTGTGGGGTGGGTCCATGGGTCAGGCCTCTGCCCTGCCAACCTGTGCCTTTCAGTGGGCGTGGAGGACTGGCCTTGGCCCCCCAGGGGGCTGCTGGACTTTGGGAGAGACAGCCCACACCTGTGGGACCGCGGGTCTTAGTCACGGCGGCAGGGGCTTTCTGGCCCCCTCCCACTCCCGTTTCCAGGCCATGACCACTCTGCCCTGTCCTGGCCACACGGACTCGGCCTGCCTTTGCCCTCGGCCTACTTGCCCTAGCATGAGGCTCTGAGAGCCACCTGCCCACCAATCTGGTGAGGCTAATGGTGGCTGCAGCGACAGGAGGCCAACCCTGGAGACCAAGAACAGGGCGCCTGGCTGCCATCTTTTCCTCCAGAGGTGCGGCTGCACCAGACTCAGCACTAGCACCCCATCAGCACTAGCACCCCACTCCATCGGCACTAACGCCCCACTCCATCGCTCCCGGCACCCTGCTCCATCGGCACTGGCGCCCTGCTCCATCGCTCCCGGCACCCTGCTCCATCGGCACTGGCGCCCCGCTCCATCGCTCCCGGCACCCTGCTCCATCGGCACTGGCGCCCCGCTCCATCGCTCCCGGCACCCTGCTCCATCGGCACTGGCGCCCTGCTCCATCGCTCCCGGCACCCTGCTCCATCGGCACTGGCGCCCCACTCGGCGCCCCACTCTATCAGCACTAATGCTCCACTCCATCGGCACTAACGCACCCACTCCAGCGGCACTAATGACCCACTCCTTTGGCATTGGTGCCCCACTCCATCAGCACTAACGCCCCACTCCATCGCTCCCGGCACCCTGCTCCATCGGCACTGGCGCCCTGCTCCATCGCTCCCGGCACCCCGCTCCATCGGCACTGGCGCCCCACTCGGCGCCCCACTCTATCAGCACTAATGCTCCACTCCATCGGCACTAACGCCCCACTCCATTGGCACTAACGCCCCAACTCCAGCGGCACTAACGCCCTGCTCCATCGGCACTGGTGTCCCACTCCACTGTCACTAACGTCCAGCTGCATCGGCACTACCACCCCGCTCCATCATCACTACGTCCAGCTCCAACGGCACTGGCGCCCCATTCTATCGGCACCAACGCCCCGCTCCATCCGCACCGGCGCCCGGCTCCATCGGCACTAACGCCCAGCTCCACCGGCACCGGCTCCCGGCTCCACCGGCACCGGCTCCCGGCTCCATCGGCACTAACGCCCCGCTTCATTGGCACTTTGCTGCTGCCTCCTGAGCACTGCCTTCCATGAACAGGGACAGACCAGAGGCCCTGCAAGGACTCCCCCACAGACCTCCAAAGGGCAACAGAAGAGTATTAATAAACGTGAAAACTTGCCTCCAGGCTGTTCTGTTCTTTCGGTAGCTGGAGGGTGGGGATACCTGGAATATAAACCCCTTGCCCTGGCCTTGTGTCCTGGTGGCACACGCTGCTGCACCGTCACCAGGGGGAGCTGCGTCCTTGGCGCCCAGGTTGGCTGGTCCCCAATGGGCAGCCGTGTCCCCTGGGACTCTTGTCCCCGTGTGTCAGCTAGTGCCTGCCCTGCTCTGGGAGCACCGTTTGTGCTCCAGCAGAACGGGGAGCTGAGCAGGACTCAGGGTCTTCACCAGGCCACTCCTCTCCCACAGCTGTGAAAGGAAGAAGGGCCCATAGACGCTGCTTGGTCAGTGGTGGGACCCTCTTGCTGCGTGTTGGGGATCTGGAACTCAAGGCTGCCCCAGGCTGAGTCCCTTGGAGGAGGGGCTGACAGCGGGCTTGCCCTTCCCACCAGCCCCTGACATCCAACTTCTCCCTACCAGGAGCCCCAGGCCGGGACCCACCAAGGGCTGGTGGGTGCGTGGTCAAAACTAGTGATCATCCAGGCACGACCCCTCCTTCCACCCATGCTGGTTCCTTCTCTTTCACCTGCTAGTGGCCTCAGGGCCCCTGGCTGAGGGGAGGCGGGGGCCGGTGGACAAGACGCTCTGGTCCCTTGGTAACAGGTGTGCGTGTGCCAGCCCTCTCTGCCCCTAGGCCTTTCTTAGCCAACCTTCCATGCACACATCATCCTGCGGTCACTGTCATGGTCTCCGTTTCCCGTAAGAAGAAAGCGAGGTCTCGCTGTGGACAAGGCTGATTCCAGTTGGTGATTTTTACCTCTGGGGGCCTggtgctgtgtgcatgtgtgtggcggGTGGCCGGGATGGTACAAGGACTTCTTGGTGGCGGTGGCTGGCTCCAAATGAAGACACTCGGGTGTAACGAGATCAGATAAGCACGTAGGCCAGGAGCTAAGAATAGGATTGAGCACAGGTTCCTGGCTCAGGTAGGGGCATGTCAGTGCCAGCAAAGAAGTCACCAGCAGGAGCCAGAGAATGGAGCCCAGGCTGGGAAAGcggggccaggacccagggttccAGGGAGGGGGCAGAGTCCAGCTCAGCTCATAAGCAGAGCTGATAGCACTCGTTAGGGTAGAGGGCAAGGGTTAGGACCCAGGGCACTGAGAGCCCAGGGCCAGGAGGTGAGCTCTGTGCTTGGTGCTTGGAGGAAGCCCCGTCTGGCCCTATGGCCTTCCTGGTGGCTGGGACCCTGCGGCTGGCCATGCAGATGGCAGACACTCGAGACAGCCTGGGGAGAAAGGTAGCAGGAGGCACCGCCTGGCCCAGCTGCTCCTGCCTCCTAGCtgagccccagcccagcccagcccagctctggCCTTGCCTCCCCAGGGGAAGTATGACGTCCAGGGTCCAAGGGCAGCCCTGATGCTCAGCAGCCCTGGGGTGGCGGCCGCTGTAGTCACTGCCCTGGAGGACGTGTTCCAGGCCCTGGGCTTTGAGAGCTGCAAGAGGAGGGAGGTCCCGGTCCAGGTGAGCCTCTGCCTCTTACACCCACCCTTAGGCCCAGCACCGACCCCTTCCCCACTCTCCCCTGACCCAGAATCTCCTCCCCACCCAAAACCTCCCCAGACTCACGTcggtctcactcttgcccctaGGGCTTCCTCGAGGAACTGGCTTGTTTCCAGGAGCAGCTGGATGCCCACGGGCGCCCTGTGGGGTGTGCCTTAGTGGCCTTGGTGGCCCCCAGAGGGCAGCTGAGGCAGCCACAGCAGCTGGTCCGGGAGCTGAGCGGCTGCCGGGCCCTGCGGGGCTGCCCTAAAGTCTTCCTGCTGCTCTCTAGTGGCCCTGGGTGTGAGTGAGCTGGGTCAGGATCCAGGAGCTGGGCAGGGACCCAGGGGCAGAGCCTCGGGCCTCACTGCAGGCCAACATGCTGCTTTTCCACCCAGCCTCCCTGGAGCCCGGAGCCTTCCTTGCTGGCCTGAGAGAGCTGTGTGGCTGCTCTCCTCACTGGTCCCTGGTGCAGCTGCTGACGGAGGTGGGGACGCTGGAGGGGGAGGCCCAGGGAAGCGGGTCTGGTCCTGCTGTCTCCGCTGGTTCTGCTGTGCCCCCCTAAGCCAGTTACAGTTAGATTCATTCACTTGTATCCTCCCTCTGATTCATTCTACAAACCTCCTTTATTGTCTACAGAAGTGGTCTCAGCCCCTCACCCTCAACTCGGGACCCCTGACAACCCACTCAGGATCCCCGACACTCAACTCCTCCCAACTCCATGCCTTGGCCCAAGCGGTTCCCTCTGCCTGCTATGTCTTCCTGTTGTCCTGGGAGCCCTGCACAGTCCTCTGCAGGCTGCCAGCGATGCCCTTCCTTGCATCCACGCTTGCACTTCAGGCTGCCCCTTTCTACACCAAGCAGTGGCTGTCCGCCCTGTTAGATGGCAGGACCCTGGAGGCTGGGACTGGGAATGCTTCAAGTCTGGTCTCCATGGCTGAAGGTCTCATTGTGTAGTTGGGTGGCCCCTGGGCAGCCCTGGGGATGAGGGGGCCCCAGCTCTCCTCCACAGATCACCCAGCAGGGTAGTGCCCACCCCGTGAGCCTTCCTGACAGGCCCTGCCCTGCTCTAGGGAACATCCCCACCTCTCTGCGCACTGATCCCGGGGCAGGGGTTAATGGTGTGGCCACTGTCCACTCAAGGCCATCCATGC
This sequence is a window from Gorilla gorilla gorilla isolate KB3781 chromosome 18, NHGRI_mGorGor1-v2.1_pri, whole genome shotgun sequence. Protein-coding genes within it:
- the ZNF213 gene encoding zinc finger protein 213, with the protein product MAAPLEPQDQAPGEGEGLLIVKVEDSSWEQESAQHEDGRDSEACRQRFRQFCYGDVHGPHEAFSQLWELCCRWLRPELRTKEQILELLVLEQFLTVLPGEIQGWVREQHPGSGEEAVALVEDLQKQPVKAWPQDVPSEEAEPEAAGRGSQATGPPPTVGARRQPSVPQEQHSHSAQPPARLKEGRTGETTDTCFVSGVHGPVALGDIPFYFSREEWGTLDPAQRDLFWDIKRENSRNTTLGFRLKGQSEKSLLQEVVPVVPGQTSSDVTVSWSPEEADAWESENRPRAALGPVVGARRGRPPTRRRQFRDLAAEKPHSCGQCGKRFRWGSDLARHQRTHTGEKPHKCPECDKSFRSSSDLVRHQGVHTGEKPFSCSECGKSFSRSAYLADHQRIHTGEKPFGCSDCGKSFSLRSYLLDHRRVHTGERPFGCGECDKSFKQRAHLIAHQSLHAKMAQPVG